The DNA window CGGCGCAGCTCGGCGCGGAAGTACCAGACGCAGGCGAAGGCCGTCAGCGAGTAGTAGAAGCAGATCATCAGGCCGAGCGCGAAGATCGTGTCGGTCAGGACGTTCTCGCTGACCAGCGTCATGACGGTGTAGAACGCGCCGGTGGCGACGCCTGCCACGACCGTGGCGCGGCCGGGGGTCTTGAACCGCTCGTGGACCTTGGCGTAGGCGGGCGGCAGGGCCTCGTAGGTCGACATGGCGAGGACCGTGCGGGCGACCGGGATGAAGGTGGTCTGCAGGGAGGCGGCGGCCGAGGCCAGGACCGCGACGAAGAGCAGGATGCCGAGCGCCGGGCCCATCACCGGGCCGGCGAGGGCGGCGAAGACGTTGCCGGAGGTCTCCTCGTTGGCGAGGCCGAGGCCCTCGCCGCCGGCGCCGACGGCCATCTGGGCGGCGACGCCGGCGGCCAGGTAGGAGCCGACGAGGACGACCATGGCGATGAGGGAGGCCCGGCCCGGGGTCTTCGTGGAGCCGGTGGTCTCCTCGTTGGTGGCCAGGCAGGCGTCCCAGCCCCAGTACATGAAGATCGAGAGCGAGAGTCCGGCGGTGAAGGCCGCCATGGACTCGACCGCGAAGGGGTTCATCCAGGACCAGGAGAAGTCCAGGCCGGTGTCGAAGGTGCCGGCGGAGGCCTTCTGGAAGGCCATCGCGACGAAGACGGCGAGGACGACGAGCTGGAGGCCGACCAGCGCGTACTGGACGCCCTTGGTGGCCGTCATGCCGCGGTAGCTGATGGCGGTCGCGACGGCGATCAGGGTGAGGCAGGTGGCGATGTGGACGAGCTTGTTCTCGTCCAGGGCGGCGATCGACGGATTGCCCGTGATCTCGCCGGCCAGCAGCCAGAAGTAGGAGGTGGCGACGCCGGCCAGGTTGGAGAGCACGATGATCGTGGCGATCACCAGGCCCCAGCCGCACATCCAGCCGATCCGCGGGCCGAAGGCCTTGACGGTCCAGGTGAAGGAGGTGCCGCAGTCCGGCATGGCCTTGTTGAGCTCGCGGTAGGCGAAGGCGACCAGGAGCATCGGGAGGAACCCGGCGAGGAAGATCGCCGGCATCTGCACTCCGACCTCGCCGGCGGTGGAGCCGAGGGTCGATGTCAGGCAGTAAACGGGGGCGACGGTCGAGATGCCGATGACGGCGCTTCCCACCAGTCCGACGGACCCCTTGCCGAGGCCCTTGCCGCGAACATCGCCCTCGGCGACGCCGCTTACCGTGTCTCCGGCCTGAGGCCGAACGTCCAGCTGAGTCATGGGTCAGGACGTTAGATGCTGCGCATTCCACATACGGAGGACGGAAGTCCGGAGCCAAACCCCCCGGATTCCCTTTGATTCCTGAGATCTGCGCCGTTCACGAGTACGTAATACAAGGTTCACCGATCGATCCATCCGTGGTTCAGCAGGCATCCGGCCGACTCTTTCGCCATACGGAAACCGCAGCCATGTCCGTTTTGGGCGTTTCCAAAGTTTCCCTCGTGACTTTGTGGTGACCACCGGTAACCCGCTTCGGCCGGAGCGCGCATGGGCGAGACTGACCCCGTGCCCACGGCCGACGAACTCCTCAGCGCGCAAACCGTCAGCGACCTGGCCCGCCGGCTGGCCGACGCCGCCGGCCGCCGGACCTCGCCCGCCCTGCGCGCCCGCGCCGGGGCGCTCGACGGCCTGAGCTACAGCGCGCGCGTCGCCGCCGTCCGCGACGCCGTCCTCGCCGACCTCCCCGGCGACTGGCCCGCCTTCGAGGCCGTCGTCCGCACCGCGCTCGCCGACCCCGGCTTCGAAGGCTGGATGACCTTCCCCGTCAACGAGGCCGTCGCCGTGCGCGGCTTGGAGGTGTTCGAGCCCGGCCTCGCGCTGCTGCACGACCTCACCCCGCGGCTGACCGCCGAATCCGCCGTACGGCCCTTCCTGCGCGCCGACCCGGCCCGCGCCCTGGCCGTCGTACGGGGCTGGACCGCCGACCCCGACCCGCACGTACGCCGCCTCGCCTGCGAGGGCACCCGGCCGCGGCTGCCGTGGGCCCCGCAGCTGCCCGCGTTCGTCGCCGACCCGCGCCCGTCGCTGCCGGTGCTCGACGCCCTGTACGGCGACGAGTCCCCGTACGTCCGGCGGTCGGTCTCCAACCACCTCAACGACATCAGCCGCGACCACCCCGGGCTGGCGGTGGAGACCGCCGCCCGCTGGCTGGGCGAAGGCGGGGAGGCGTCCACGACGGATCGCGTCGTGCGGCACGGCCTGCGCACCCTGATCAAGGCCGGCCGGCCCGAGGCGCTGACCCTGCTCGGCCACTCCCCCGACGTCCCGGTCACGGTGGCGGGGCCGCTGGTCCGGACGCCCCGGATCGCCGTCGGCGACCACCTCGTCTTCGACTACGCCGTCACGAACACCGGCTCCGGCCCGGCCGAGCTGGTGGTGGACTACGTCGTCCACCACGCGAAGGCGAACGGCAGCCGCACCCCGAAGGTCTTCAAGCTCACCACCCGCGCCCTGGCCCCCGGTGAAACCCTCACCGGCACCAAGCGCCACTCCTTCAAGCCGATCACCACCCGCCGCTACCACTCCGGCGAGCACCTGGTGCAGCTGCAGGTCAACGGCCGGGTGCGGGGCGAGGCCGGATTCTCGTTGGACGCGTCCTGAACCGGTCTGGCAGGCACGCTCCCCCCAGGACCGTGCCGGGGCCCCGCCCCCACTCCCTGCCCCGCTACGCGGTCCAGACGATCGACTGGATCTCGCTGTAGGCGTGGAGCGCGTACGAGCCGACGTCCCGCCCCACCCCCGACCGCTTGAACCCGCCGAACGGCGCCTCCATGTTCCGCCCGATGGTGTTCACGCCCACCCCGCCGGAGCGCAGCCGCCGGGCCACCCGGAAGGCGCGGGCCGGGTCCCCGGACCAGACGTAGCTGATCAGCCCGAAGTCGGAGTCGTTGGCCAGGGCCACGGCCTCCTCCTCCGTGTCGAAGGGGACGACCACGACGACCGGGCCGAAGATCTCCTCGCGGACCACCCGCATGTCGTTGGTGCAGTCCACCAACAGGGTCGGGGCCACGTAGAAGCCCTTGCCGTCCGCGCGGACCGCCGGACGGTCGCCGCCCACCGCGATCCGGGCGCCCTCCTTGCGGCCCAGCTCCACGTAGGACTCCACCCGGTCGCGGTGGGCCGCCGAGATGACCGGGCCGACCACCGTGCCCTGCGCCGCCGGTTCGCCGACCTTCATGAAGGCCAGGTAGCCGGTCAGCTTCTCCACCAGCGCGTCGTGGACGGACCGGTGCACGATCACCCGGGTCGGGGCGGTGCAGATCTGGCCGGAGTAGAAGGAGAAGGTGGTGCCGATGCCCATCATCGCGGCGTCCAGGTCGGCGTCCTCGAAGACGATCGCCGCGCCCTTTCCGCCCAGCTCCATCAGCTGCCGTTTCATGGACCGGCCGCACACCTCGGCGATGCGCTGGCCGACCGCCGTGGAGCCGGTGAAGGACACCATGTCCACGTCCGGGGAGTCCACGGCCGCCTCGCCGACCGCCACCGACCGGCCGTTGACCACGTTCACCACACCGGCCGGCACGCCCGCCTCCGCGAGCGCCTGCGCCATCTTGAACACCGACAACGGGTCCTGCGGGGCCGGTTTGACCACCACGGTGTTGCCCATGGCCAGCGCCGGGGCGACCTTGCCCGCCGGGTTCGCCCACGGGTTGTTGTACGAGGTGATGCAGGTGACCACGCCGACCGGCTGGCGCACCTCCAGCGCTCCCAGCACGCCCGCCTTCCCCATCGGGCCGGCCTCCGTCACCTGCGGCGGCAGGCCCTTCTCCACGGGTTCGAGGGCGCCGCGCGCGTATCGCCGGAACCGGGCCGCGCCCACCCCGACCTGCATGCCGCGGGCGATGCCCGTCGGTGCGCCGGTCTCGGCCCGGGCGAGCGCGGTCCACGGCTCGTACTCGCGCTGGATGATGTCGGCGGCCCGGTCCAGGATCGCCGCCCGCTCCTGCGGCCGCGTACGGGACCACGCGCCGAAGGCCTCGGCCGCGGCGCGCGCCGCCTGCCGGACCTGCGCCGGTGACGCCTCGGGCGCGAGCCCGACCACCGACTCGTCGCCCGGGTCGACCACCTCGTAGTGGCCGCCCTGCGGCTCCACCCACTCGCCGCCGATGAAGAGCTTGCCGTCCACCTGCCCGCGCGCTCCGGTCACCTCGTGCTCACCGTCCTCGTGTCCCTGCCCGACCGGAGCACGATGCCCGGGATCGCGCCCGTCACTTCGTCGTCGCGGATGGTCTCCACGCCGTTGACCCGCACCGAGACGATCCCGACGGCCCGCGCGTCCAGCCGCGGGCTGTTCCCGGGCAGGTCGTGGACCAGGGTCGCCGGGCGGGCGTCGATGCGCTGCGGGTCGAAGAGCACCAGGTCGGCGTGGTAGCCCTCGGCGATCCGGCCGCGTTCGCGCAGCCCGAACAGCTGGGCGGGGTCGTCGGTGAGCATCCGTACCGCCTGCTCCAGCGGGACCAGCCTGCGCCCGCGCAGGCAGTCGCCGAGGAAGCGGGTCGTGTACGGGGCCCCGCACATGCGGTCCAGGTGCGCGCCCGCGTCGGAGCCGCCCAGCATGACGTCCTCGTGCTGCCAGGTCTCGGCGCGCAGGGCCCAGCTCGCCGGGTCGTTGTCGGTGGGCATCGGCCACAGCACCGTGCGCAGTTCGTCGTTGGCGCAGATCTCCACCAGGCACTGGAAGGCGTCCTGGCCGCGCCCGGCCGCGATGTCGCCGACCACGCGGCCGGAGAGGCCCTCGTTCTCCTTGCTGTAGGTGTCGCCGATGACGTAGCGGCCGAAGTCGGCGAGGCGCCGGAAGACCCCGGCCTCCTTGGAGTCGGCCCGCTCCAGCATCCCGGCGCGCACGGCGGGGTCGCGCAGCTTCGCGATCCGCTCGGGGACGGGCAGGCCGAGGATCTCGCCCCAGCCGGGGATGAGGTTGAGCGCGCAGAAGGTGCCGAGCGACATGTTCATGGGGGTGAGGATCGGCATGGTCAGGGCGACGATCCGGCCGCCGGCCTCGCGGGCGCGCTCGCTCGGGACGAGCTGGCGCGGGACCCGTTCCGGGACGGAGGCGTCGATGGTGAGGACGTTCCAGTTCAGGGGCCGGCCGGCGGCGGCGCTCATCTCGACGAAGAGGTCGATCTCCGCGTCGGAGAACTGGTCGAGGCAGCCCGCGACGATGGCTTCGAGCTGGGTGCCCTCGTGTTCGGCCACCGCCTTGGACAGGGCGAGGAGTTCGGCGGGCTTCGCGTGCCGGGAGGCGACGGGGGCGCCGGAGCCGTCGGAGTGGGTGGAGGACTGGGTGGTGGACAGGCCCCAGGCGCCGGCGCTCATGGCGTCGTGGAAGAGGTCGAGCATCTCCCGCATCTGCTCGGGGGTGGGCTGCCCGCCGACGGCGTCCTCGCCCATCACGTGGCGGCGCAGGGCGCAGTGGCCGACCATGAACCCGGCGTTGACGGCGATCCGTCCTTCGAGGGCGTCGAGGTACTCGCCGAAGGTGGACCAGGTCCAGTCGACGCCCTCCTCCAGGGCCTTGAGGGCCATGCCCTCGACCTTGCTCATCATGCGGCGGGTGTAGTCGGCGTCCTCGGGGCGGTCCGGGTGGAGCGGGGCCAGCGTGAAGCCGCAGTTGCCGCCCGCGACGGTGGTGACGCCGTGGTTCATGGAGGGGGTGGCGTACGGGTCCCAGAAGAGCTGGGCGTCGTAGTGCGTGTGGGGGTCGATGAAGCCGGGGGCCAGGACGAGGCCGGTGGCGTCCTCGGTGGTCCGCGCGGGCTCTTGTGCCGTGCCGGGGTCGGTGACGGCGACGATGCG is part of the Streptomyces subrutilus genome and encodes:
- a CDS encoding APC family permease; the protein is MTQLDVRPQAGDTVSGVAEGDVRGKGLGKGSVGLVGSAVIGISTVAPVYCLTSTLGSTAGEVGVQMPAIFLAGFLPMLLVAFAYRELNKAMPDCGTSFTWTVKAFGPRIGWMCGWGLVIATIIVLSNLAGVATSYFWLLAGEITGNPSIAALDENKLVHIATCLTLIAVATAISYRGMTATKGVQYALVGLQLVVLAVFVAMAFQKASAGTFDTGLDFSWSWMNPFAVESMAAFTAGLSLSIFMYWGWDACLATNEETTGSTKTPGRASLIAMVVLVGSYLAAGVAAQMAVGAGGEGLGLANEETSGNVFAALAGPVMGPALGILLFVAVLASAAASLQTTFIPVARTVLAMSTYEALPPAYAKVHERFKTPGRATVVAGVATGAFYTVMTLVSENVLTDTIFALGLMICFYYSLTAFACVWYFRAELRRSARDLFFKGVFPVLGGLLLAAVFFKTLYDAYDPAYGSGSTLPGVGVGNVFVIGVGLLALGLVIMFITERRSPAFFRGEVLTKSTPSLVVED
- a CDS encoding DNA alkylation repair protein, whose translation is MGETDPVPTADELLSAQTVSDLARRLADAAGRRTSPALRARAGALDGLSYSARVAAVRDAVLADLPGDWPAFEAVVRTALADPGFEGWMTFPVNEAVAVRGLEVFEPGLALLHDLTPRLTAESAVRPFLRADPARALAVVRGWTADPDPHVRRLACEGTRPRLPWAPQLPAFVADPRPSLPVLDALYGDESPYVRRSVSNHLNDISRDHPGLAVETAARWLGEGGEASTTDRVVRHGLRTLIKAGRPEALTLLGHSPDVPVTVAGPLVRTPRIAVGDHLVFDYAVTNTGSGPAELVVDYVVHHAKANGSRTPKVFKLTTRALAPGETLTGTKRHSFKPITTRRYHSGEHLVQLQVNGRVRGEAGFSLDAS
- a CDS encoding aldehyde dehydrogenase family protein, whose product is MTGARGQVDGKLFIGGEWVEPQGGHYEVVDPGDESVVGLAPEASPAQVRQAARAAAEAFGAWSRTRPQERAAILDRAADIIQREYEPWTALARAETGAPTGIARGMQVGVGAARFRRYARGALEPVEKGLPPQVTEAGPMGKAGVLGALEVRQPVGVVTCITSYNNPWANPAGKVAPALAMGNTVVVKPAPQDPLSVFKMAQALAEAGVPAGVVNVVNGRSVAVGEAAVDSPDVDMVSFTGSTAVGQRIAEVCGRSMKRQLMELGGKGAAIVFEDADLDAAMMGIGTTFSFYSGQICTAPTRVIVHRSVHDALVEKLTGYLAFMKVGEPAAQGTVVGPVISAAHRDRVESYVELGRKEGARIAVGGDRPAVRADGKGFYVAPTLLVDCTNDMRVVREEIFGPVVVVVPFDTEEEAVALANDSDFGLISYVWSGDPARAFRVARRLRSGGVGVNTIGRNMEAPFGGFKRSGVGRDVGSYALHAYSEIQSIVWTA
- a CDS encoding N-acyl-D-amino-acid deacylase family protein, with product MLDHLIKGATVVDGTGAPARVADIGIRDGRIVAVTDPGTAQEPARTTEDATGLVLAPGFIDPHTHYDAQLFWDPYATPSMNHGVTTVAGGNCGFTLAPLHPDRPEDADYTRRMMSKVEGMALKALEEGVDWTWSTFGEYLDALEGRIAVNAGFMVGHCALRRHVMGEDAVGGQPTPEQMREMLDLFHDAMSAGAWGLSTTQSSTHSDGSGAPVASRHAKPAELLALSKAVAEHEGTQLEAIVAGCLDQFSDAEIDLFVEMSAAAGRPLNWNVLTIDASVPERVPRQLVPSERAREAGGRIVALTMPILTPMNMSLGTFCALNLIPGWGEILGLPVPERIAKLRDPAVRAGMLERADSKEAGVFRRLADFGRYVIGDTYSKENEGLSGRVVGDIAAGRGQDAFQCLVEICANDELRTVLWPMPTDNDPASWALRAETWQHEDVMLGGSDAGAHLDRMCGAPYTTRFLGDCLRGRRLVPLEQAVRMLTDDPAQLFGLRERGRIAEGYHADLVLFDPQRIDARPATLVHDLPGNSPRLDARAVGIVSVRVNGVETIRDDEVTGAIPGIVLRSGRDTRTVSTR